From the Thermoplasmatales archaeon genome, the window CCTAAAATTTAGAAAAGATTAAATATTCAATTTTTTTTCTAAACGGGGTTGGGATTATCAAAGAGAAAAACGAAATAATCGAAAACCTTCCAGCAGGCATAATCTACATCGATAGAAATGAAAGAATTATATATAAAAATAAATTTTTTTCAACAATAGACGAAAAAGATATATCCAAATTTATAAAAAATGAAGATGGAATATGTAAAATAGGCAAAAGATATTTCTCAATAAAAAAGATTAATGAAAAAAATGGTAAAATATTGCTTGTTGAGGATGCAACTGAAAAAGTAGTTGCTGAAAATGCTTTAAAAAATTCTGAAAAAACTTTCAGAACAATATGTGAAAATTCATTGGTGGGAATTATAATATTAAAGAATAAAAAGCCTGTTTATATTAATAAAAAATTCTCGGAGATTATAGGGTATAAAATAGATAAAATAAAGAAAAATTTCTTTGATTTAATTCACAAGGATGATATAAAAAATTCTGGAAAGTTACAAAGGATGGAGTAAGCACTATAAGATTTTTTGATAAAAATAATAAGATAAGATGGATTGAAATGTGCTGTTGCGAAATAGATTATAAAGGGAAGGCGTATCTTTTGAATGCAATAGATATAACGAAGAAAAAAGAAATGGAAATAAAATTAAAGGAAACAAATGAAAAAATGAGGAAAACTCTTGAAAAAGAGAAAAAATTTTTAGAGGAAATTTCTCACTACTTTTTTAATCCTCTTTGTATTGCAAAAGGTTATCTTGATCTTTCTATTCCACTTGCAGAAGAATCTTTGAAAAGAAAACTTGAAATAACCAAAGAAGCAATTATAAGAGTTGAAAATGTTGTAAAACATATTGTTATGGAAGGAAGGATATATGAATAAAAAATAAAAAATTTTTAATAAAAAATCTGTTTATGGAAGGTGGAAGAAATAAAAACAGTTGAACTTGAAGAAAAAAAGAAGGAGTTAAAGAAAAAGTTAGAAGAGGCAAAAAATTCGAGAGATATTTTAAATAAGAAACTCAGTGAGTTAAGGAGAAAAAAAGAGGAATTAAAGGAGGAATTAACGAAGAAGAAAAAAGAGGCGCTGATGCATAAAAAAATGAGGAATGAAATAAATGAAGAAGTTGCAATAGCTAAAAAAAGAAGAGAGGAGCTAAACAGGGAATATGAGAAAGTAAGG encodes:
- a CDS encoding PAS domain S-box protein — translated: MLVEDATEKVVAENALKNSEKTFRTICENSLVGIIILKNKKPVYINKKFSEIIGYKIDKIKKNFFDLIHKDDIKNSGKLQRME
- a CDS encoding HAMP domain-containing histidine kinase, yielding MCCCEIDYKGKAYLLNAIDITKKKEMEIKLKETNEKMRKTLEKEKKFLEEISHYFFNPLCIAKGYLDLSIPLAEESLKRKLEITKEAIIRVENVVKHIVMEGRIYE